The Cupriavidus sp. EM10 genome includes a region encoding these proteins:
- a CDS encoding Dyp-type peroxidase: protein MNNTPNPQAVYSPITRSAIFMVATLSEGAEHADTVRSICGDIAALVRSVGKRAPAGNLSCVCGFASDAWDRLFGNPRPASLHPFREFAAGNRRAMATPGDLLFHIRADQMDLCFELATQLMRRLDGAVSIVDEVQGFRYFDMRSMVGFVDGTENPEGDDKARFTIVGDEDQPFAGGSYVLVQKYLHNMAAWNDLTVEAQEHIIGRTKLDDIELDDAVKPTCSHSTLTTLEENGEEIKILRDNMPFGQPGKGEFGTYFIGYARSPAPIEQMLENMVIGKPPGNYDRLLDFSEAVTGGLFFVPSAPLLEALADREPGKAG, encoded by the coding sequence ATGAATAACACCCCCAATCCGCAGGCTGTCTACAGCCCCATCACGCGCAGCGCCATCTTCATGGTGGCCACGCTTTCCGAAGGCGCGGAGCACGCCGACACCGTCAGGTCAATATGCGGCGATATCGCCGCGCTGGTGCGCTCGGTGGGCAAGCGCGCGCCGGCCGGCAACCTGTCGTGCGTGTGCGGCTTCGCATCGGACGCCTGGGACAGGCTGTTCGGCAATCCGCGCCCCGCATCCCTGCATCCGTTCCGCGAGTTCGCCGCCGGCAATCGCCGCGCCATGGCAACGCCGGGCGACCTGCTGTTCCATATCCGCGCCGACCAGATGGACCTGTGCTTTGAACTGGCCACGCAGTTGATGCGGCGCCTGGACGGGGCGGTATCCATCGTCGACGAAGTGCAGGGCTTCCGCTATTTCGACATGCGCAGCATGGTGGGGTTTGTCGATGGCACCGAGAACCCCGAGGGCGACGACAAGGCGCGCTTCACGATCGTCGGCGATGAAGACCAGCCGTTCGCGGGCGGCAGCTACGTGCTGGTGCAGAAGTACCTGCACAACATGGCTGCCTGGAACGACCTGACCGTGGAGGCGCAGGAGCACATCATCGGCCGGACCAAGCTCGACGACATCGAGCTGGACGACGCGGTCAAGCCGACCTGCTCGCACAGCACGCTGACGACGCTCGAAGAGAACGGCGAGGAAATCAAGATCCTGCGCGACAACATGCCGTTTGGCCAGCCAGGCAAGGGCGAATTCGGGACGTATTTCATTGGCTATGCCCGTTCGCCGGCGCCGATCGAGCAGATGCTGGAGAACATGGTCATCGGCAAGCCGCCCGGCAACTACGACCGGCTGCTGGATT
- a CDS encoding tripartite tricarboxylate transporter substrate binding protein codes for MNSAYRRTLCAALALAGLSLAVAAPGASAADSWPTKPIKYVVPFSPGGVSDATARIVAEGLSQRLGQPVVIDNKPGVSGILGTQFVARAEPDGYTIMGGTITTHAVNPFFYKKLGYDPVKDFVAVSLVGTVSNVLVVSNESQYKSVDQIVAALKAKPGGLTFGTAGPGSSQQLSGQLFQSITGTRLQQISYKGGAAAMTDLIGGQIDLVFETVAAAKPMLDGKRVRAIGVTSTHALPGLPGVQPLADQGLKGFEMQSWQGIFAPAGTPKPIVDRLASEIAAVVATPAVQQRLRTLGVEPEGKSSAAFTAFQRAEVSKWGKIIQAAGVVPE; via the coding sequence ATGAATTCCGCATATCGCCGCACGCTGTGTGCCGCCCTGGCGCTAGCCGGGTTGTCGCTGGCCGTGGCCGCACCGGGGGCAAGCGCCGCCGACAGCTGGCCGACCAAGCCTATCAAGTACGTGGTGCCGTTCTCGCCGGGCGGCGTGTCGGATGCCACGGCGCGCATCGTGGCCGAAGGCCTGTCGCAGCGCCTGGGCCAGCCGGTGGTCATCGACAACAAGCCGGGCGTGTCGGGCATCCTCGGCACCCAGTTCGTGGCGCGCGCCGAGCCGGACGGCTACACGATCATGGGCGGCACCATCACCACGCACGCCGTGAACCCGTTCTTCTACAAGAAGCTTGGCTATGACCCGGTGAAGGATTTCGTGGCGGTCAGCCTGGTGGGCACGGTCAGCAACGTGCTGGTGGTGTCGAACGAAAGCCAGTACAAGTCGGTGGACCAGATCGTTGCCGCGCTGAAGGCAAAGCCCGGCGGCCTGACGTTCGGCACGGCCGGCCCGGGCAGCTCGCAGCAATTGTCGGGGCAGCTGTTCCAGAGCATCACCGGCACCAGGCTGCAGCAGATCTCGTACAAGGGCGGTGCGGCGGCGATGACCGACCTGATCGGCGGCCAGATCGACCTCGTGTTCGAGACCGTGGCCGCGGCCAAGCCGATGCTGGACGGCAAGCGCGTGCGCGCCATCGGCGTGACGTCCACCCATGCGCTGCCGGGCCTGCCGGGCGTGCAGCCGCTGGCCGACCAGGGCCTGAAGGGCTTCGAGATGCAGTCCTGGCAAGGCATCTTCGCGCCGGCCGGCACGCCGAAGCCGATTGTCGACCGGCTTGCCAGCGAGATTGCGGCAGTCGTGGCCACGCCCGCCGTGCAGCAGCGCCTGCGCACGCTGGGCGTGGAGCCGGAAGGCAAGTCGTCGGCCGCCTTCACCGCGTTCCAGCGCGCCGAGGTGTCGAAGTGGGGCAAGATCATCCAGGCCGCGGGGGTGGTGCCGGAATGA
- a CDS encoding HpcH/HpaI aldolase/citrate lyase family protein → MTIQHPIDDRLPALLRSGKSLRGIFTALPSPAIVEMCAYAGFTFVIIDNEHGAADFETTEHMLRAARASGIVPVVRCFLEDIPRVLDMGASGVQVPMIETAEDARDLVQRVRYPGVGRRGSAFSGRAAGYGAFPGAAHTTRSNEGVALIAMIETPAGVSNAAAIAAVDGIDAVFVGPNDLAHAMGHGNDWKAPDVAAAIEQTLRAVQAQGKCGGIIALSPDDERRYGEFGARYFATVATSVITQAFRQAAQGGPTAADASAPALRY, encoded by the coding sequence ATGACCATCCAGCACCCGATCGACGACCGCCTGCCGGCGCTGTTGCGCAGCGGCAAGTCCTTGCGCGGCATCTTTACCGCATTGCCCAGCCCGGCCATCGTGGAAATGTGCGCCTACGCCGGATTCACGTTCGTCATCATCGACAACGAGCATGGCGCGGCCGATTTCGAAACCACCGAGCATATGCTGCGCGCGGCGCGGGCCAGCGGCATCGTCCCGGTGGTGCGCTGCTTCCTGGAGGACATTCCCCGGGTGCTGGACATGGGCGCCAGCGGCGTGCAGGTGCCGATGATCGAAACGGCAGAGGATGCGCGCGACCTGGTACAGCGCGTGCGTTATCCGGGCGTGGGCCGGCGCGGCAGCGCCTTCAGCGGCCGTGCGGCCGGCTACGGCGCGTTTCCGGGTGCCGCGCATACCACGCGCAGCAACGAGGGCGTGGCGTTGATCGCGATGATCGAAACGCCCGCGGGCGTCAGCAATGCGGCGGCAATCGCGGCCGTGGACGGCATCGACGCGGTATTCGTCGGCCCCAACGACCTGGCCCACGCGATGGGCCACGGCAACGACTGGAAGGCCCCGGACGTGGCGGCCGCCATCGAGCAGACGCTGCGCGCGGTGCAGGCCCAGGGCAAATGCGGCGGGATCATCGCGCTGAGCCCGGATGATGAGCGGCGCTATGGCGAGTTCGGCGCGCGCTATTTTGCGACGGTGGCCACCAGCGTGATCACCCAGGCGTTCCGCCAGGCCGCGCAGGGCGGGCCGACAGCGGCTGACGCCAGCGCGCCGGCACTGCGCTACTAG
- a CDS encoding LysR substrate-binding domain-containing protein, translating to MYNPLELRVLTSFLVLADELNFTRAARRLNMTQPPLSLQIKQLEAQIGAQLFERTKRSVRLTPAGQVLRAEAEKLFDIEHRARQMVAQADRGEDVGHLGIGLTAISAVELVPDILRRFSARLPGVLYSLREISSEAMLQALLNNELDVAILRPPVTDARLQARRLMSDPYVLAVPVDHPLASAPKVHARDLHGQSLATLERRFGQYAYDLMMTWLAEHNVVPARVHDAARHHAMMSMVSAGIAVSLVPASAAAQPIRGVVYRRLADRDVPALELWVAFHKEIGNPMTLPFVAQAVESAAGYKVPEACFSRPA from the coding sequence ATGTACAACCCGCTGGAACTACGCGTCCTGACCTCGTTCCTGGTACTGGCAGACGAGCTGAACTTCACGCGCGCCGCGCGCCGCCTCAACATGACGCAGCCGCCGCTGAGCCTGCAGATCAAGCAGCTGGAAGCCCAGATCGGGGCCCAGCTGTTCGAGCGCACCAAGCGCAGCGTGCGGCTGACGCCGGCCGGGCAGGTGCTGCGCGCGGAGGCCGAGAAGCTGTTCGATATCGAGCATCGCGCCCGGCAGATGGTGGCGCAGGCCGACCGTGGCGAGGACGTCGGCCATCTCGGCATCGGCCTGACTGCGATCTCCGCCGTCGAACTGGTGCCCGATATCCTGCGGCGCTTTTCCGCGCGATTGCCGGGCGTTCTGTATTCGCTGCGCGAGATCAGCTCCGAGGCGATGCTCCAGGCGCTGCTCAACAACGAGCTCGACGTGGCCATCCTGCGGCCGCCTGTCACCGATGCCCGCCTGCAGGCACGCCGTCTGATGTCCGATCCTTATGTGCTGGCCGTGCCCGTCGATCACCCGCTGGCCAGTGCGCCGAAGGTCCACGCGCGCGACCTGCACGGCCAGAGCCTGGCCACGCTGGAGCGGCGCTTCGGCCAGTATGCCTATGATCTGATGATGACCTGGCTGGCGGAACACAACGTGGTGCCGGCACGCGTGCACGACGCCGCGCGCCACCACGCCATGATGTCGATGGTGTCTGCCGGCATTGCCGTGTCGCTGGTGCCCGCGTCGGCCGCCGCGCAGCCGATCCGGGGCGTGGTCTATCGACGGCTTGCGGACCGCGATGTGCCGGCGCTGGAGCTATGGGTGGCCTTCCACAAGGAAATCGGCAATCCGATGACGCTGCCGTTCGTGGCGCAGGCCGTGGAAAGCGCGGCCGGGTACAAGGTGCCCGAGGCCTGCTTTTCACGGCCGGCTTAG
- a CDS encoding DMT family transporter — protein MFSLTGGVVLLAALLHASWNAMLHGNRDRFLSMTWMSIAMAAVATPIALASPLPAPAAWPYIVASGLVHIFYNMSLVRSYRRNDLALAYPIARGSSPLLVTLGAALFAREAIHPLHGLGVALICGGIIVIALQGRRVSRAGLLAALATGATIALYTVIDGIGVRLSDGQAVSYAAWMFLFYWLMPVLFVAMRGPGALWAPVRAEPLAVGVSMAGGLVSLVAYGIVIWVLQSGAMGAVSALRETSVVFAVLIGRVFLGETVNRTRWLACLVVTAGAVLLGL, from the coding sequence ATGTTCAGTCTTACCGGCGGCGTCGTGCTCCTGGCGGCCCTGCTCCACGCGAGCTGGAACGCGATGTTGCACGGCAACCGCGATCGCTTTTTGTCCATGACGTGGATGAGCATCGCGATGGCGGCGGTTGCCACGCCCATCGCCCTGGCCAGCCCCTTGCCGGCCCCCGCTGCCTGGCCGTACATCGTCGCCTCGGGGCTGGTGCATATCTTCTACAACATGAGCCTGGTGCGGTCGTATCGCCGCAACGACCTGGCGCTGGCCTATCCGATTGCGCGGGGCTCTTCGCCGCTGCTGGTCACGCTGGGCGCGGCGCTGTTCGCGCGGGAGGCGATTCACCCGCTGCACGGGCTTGGCGTGGCACTGATCTGCGGCGGCATCATCGTGATCGCATTGCAGGGGCGGCGGGTGTCGCGCGCGGGCTTGCTGGCCGCGCTGGCGACCGGGGCGACGATCGCGCTCTACACCGTGATCGACGGCATCGGCGTAAGGCTGTCCGATGGCCAGGCGGTGTCGTACGCCGCATGGATGTTCCTGTTCTACTGGCTCATGCCGGTGCTGTTTGTCGCCATGCGGGGCCCCGGGGCGCTCTGGGCGCCGGTCCGGGCCGAGCCGCTGGCCGTGGGGGTGTCGATGGCCGGCGGCCTGGTGTCGCTGGTCGCCTACGGCATCGTGATCTGGGTGCTGCAGTCGGGGGCGATGGGGGCCGTCTCGGCCTTGCGCGAGACCAGCGTGGTGTTCGCCGTGCTGATCGGACGCGTGTTTCTTGGCGAAACGGTGAATCGCACCCGCTGGCTGGCCTGCCTGGTCGTCACGGCCGGCGCGGTACTGCTGGGGCTCTGA
- the gcvA gene encoding transcriptional regulator GcvA translates to MKWTLPPLNALRAFEAAGRLGSFKDAAAELHVTHGAVSQQIRGLEAWLGAPLFERHNRRVALTPAASAYLAKVGPLFEQLAQATARYGVIETVARTLSVNASATFTLRWLVPRLAAFRAAHPEAEVSVETSNAPLDSLKEGYDVIIRGGPDTFYGYATRSFLIEERVPVCSPALLGRLPLASPGDLRHHTLLHTSSLPRLWPDWLASAQVSALRPAATLTFDHFYLTLQAAIDGIGIAIGPTSLIADDLASGRLVEPFAAPRLPSRSYCTYVPDEKAGDALVGQFCDWLEREGMASRPAVG, encoded by the coding sequence ATGAAATGGACATTGCCGCCGTTGAACGCTTTGCGGGCCTTCGAGGCCGCCGGCCGGCTCGGCAGCTTCAAGGACGCCGCCGCCGAGTTGCACGTCACGCACGGCGCAGTGAGCCAGCAGATTCGCGGGCTGGAGGCATGGCTGGGCGCGCCGCTGTTCGAACGGCACAACCGGCGCGTGGCGCTGACGCCGGCGGCCAGCGCCTATCTGGCAAAGGTGGGCCCGCTGTTCGAGCAACTGGCGCAGGCCACGGCCCGATACGGTGTCATCGAGACCGTCGCCCGCACGCTGTCCGTGAACGCTTCGGCCACGTTCACGCTGCGCTGGCTGGTGCCCCGGCTGGCGGCATTCCGCGCTGCGCATCCTGAGGCGGAGGTCAGCGTGGAGACGTCCAACGCGCCGCTCGATAGCCTGAAGGAAGGGTATGACGTCATCATCCGGGGCGGTCCGGACACGTTCTACGGCTACGCGACCCGCTCTTTCCTGATCGAGGAACGGGTGCCGGTCTGCAGCCCGGCCCTGCTCGGCCGCTTGCCGCTAGCATCGCCGGGCGACCTGCGGCACCACACGCTTTTGCATACGTCCAGCCTGCCCCGGCTCTGGCCCGACTGGCTGGCCAGCGCGCAGGTGTCGGCCCTGCGCCCGGCCGCCACGCTGACGTTCGACCATTTCTACCTGACCCTGCAGGCCGCCATCGACGGCATCGGCATCGCCATCGGGCCAACTTCGCTGATCGCCGACGACCTGGCCTCCGGCCGGCTGGTCGAACCATTCGCGGCGCCTCGCCTGCCGTCGCGCAGCTATTGCACCTACGTTCCGGACGAGAAGGCTGGCGACGCGCTGGTTGGGCAGTTTTGCGACTGGCTGGAGCGCGAGGGCATGGCCAGCCGGCCTGCCGTCGGGTAG
- a CDS encoding TonB-dependent receptor, translating to MPSDSHVYRRTVRPSALSTRPATLLRRTVLVAALHATGLIAAAPAFAQATAAQASAVRAYDIPAGTLQTALNRFGREAGILLAFTPEQTANLTTHGLRGQYTVQAGLDQLLDGTGLAVTRDNGSYLLVRRETAPVQDHAAGGATLPQVTVSATGPADSYRPQPSPSTLRSDLPLQDTPQVVNIVPAQVLQDQRPRNLDDALGNVSGITQGNTLAGTQDTIMKRGFGGNRDGSIMHNGMPLVQGRGFNAAAESVEVVKGPASLLYGIMDPGGVINIVSKAPQLKRHTELSLRGSTYGHGKNGAGGTLDTTGAVGDTPLAYRLVADYTDEQYWRNFGVHRETLIAPSVAWYGQDTQAVLSYEYRKFLYPFDRGTALDPRTNQPLPIPSRRRLDEPFNEMGGESHLAQLSVDHQFNADWKGHFGYSYNREGYDAGQLRVTGVNTGAGTLTRSNDATHGALSTDSYGIAYVDGNVNVAGMRHNLQLGMDHEYRLIYRRDLLRQATKYPFSYLNPVYGLESPSTTVSASDSDQTDSLHNTSVFLQDSLYLTDKWILVGGLRYMTWSQMAGRGRPFTANTDISGNKWLPRAGIVYKATPAVSVYASYTESLKPTSTIAPLSSGVVIDSSVAPEEARSWELGTKVDFIGGLTGTFALFNIDKKNVLVSQYNDVTKLTDWRTSGKARSRGAELDIAGQIGSRWNVIASYAYIDAKTTEDPLYAGNRLWNVAQHTASLSAVYDFGQIFGGDRLRLGGLVHYVGNRPGDSANSFSLPAYTLFDAFATYETRISGQKVRFQLNAKNLFNRVYYPSSANRYFVAVGDARQVSLITTFEF from the coding sequence ATGCCTTCCGACAGCCACGTTTACCGCCGCACCGTTCGTCCTTCCGCCCTTTCTACCCGTCCCGCCACCCTGCTTCGGCGCACCGTCCTGGTGGCAGCCCTTCACGCCACCGGGCTGATCGCCGCCGCGCCGGCCTTTGCGCAGGCCACCGCCGCGCAGGCGTCCGCCGTCCGTGCCTACGACATCCCGGCGGGTACGCTACAAACCGCGCTGAACCGCTTCGGGCGCGAAGCCGGCATCCTGCTGGCGTTCACGCCGGAGCAGACGGCGAACCTGACCACCCACGGCCTGCGCGGCCAGTACACGGTGCAGGCCGGCCTGGACCAGCTGCTGGACGGCACCGGCCTGGCGGTGACGCGGGATAACGGGAGCTATCTTCTTGTCCGCCGCGAAACCGCGCCCGTGCAAGACCATGCGGCAGGCGGCGCCACCCTGCCCCAGGTGACGGTCAGCGCCACGGGCCCGGCGGACAGCTATCGCCCGCAGCCCAGCCCGTCCACGCTGCGTTCGGACCTGCCGCTCCAGGACACGCCCCAGGTCGTCAACATCGTGCCGGCGCAGGTGCTGCAGGACCAGCGGCCCCGCAATCTCGACGATGCGCTGGGCAATGTCAGCGGCATCACCCAGGGCAACACGCTGGCCGGCACGCAGGACACCATCATGAAGCGCGGCTTCGGCGGCAATCGCGATGGATCGATCATGCATAACGGCATGCCGCTGGTGCAGGGGCGCGGCTTCAACGCGGCGGCCGAAAGCGTGGAGGTGGTGAAGGGGCCGGCGTCGCTGCTGTACGGCATCATGGACCCGGGCGGCGTCATCAATATCGTCAGCAAGGCCCCGCAGCTCAAGCGCCATACGGAACTGTCGCTGCGCGGCTCGACCTATGGCCACGGCAAGAACGGGGCGGGCGGCACGCTGGACACTACCGGCGCGGTGGGCGATACCCCGCTGGCCTACCGGCTGGTGGCGGACTATACCGACGAGCAGTACTGGCGCAACTTCGGCGTCCATCGCGAGACGCTGATTGCCCCGTCGGTGGCGTGGTACGGCCAGGACACCCAGGCCGTGCTGTCGTACGAGTACCGGAAATTCCTGTATCCGTTCGATCGCGGCACCGCGCTCGACCCGCGCACCAACCAGCCGCTGCCGATTCCAAGCCGCCGCCGGCTGGACGAGCCATTCAACGAGATGGGCGGCGAATCGCACCTGGCGCAGCTTTCGGTTGATCACCAGTTCAATGCCGACTGGAAGGGCCATTTTGGCTACAGCTACAACCGCGAAGGCTACGACGCGGGCCAGCTCCGCGTGACCGGCGTGAACACGGGCGCCGGCACGCTGACACGCAGCAACGACGCCACGCATGGCGCGCTGAGCACCGACAGCTACGGCATCGCCTATGTCGACGGCAACGTCAATGTGGCGGGCATGCGCCACAACCTGCAGTTGGGGATGGACCACGAGTACCGGCTCATCTATCGCCGCGACCTGCTGCGCCAGGCCACGAAGTACCCGTTCAGCTACCTGAATCCGGTCTATGGGCTGGAAAGCCCGTCCACCACGGTGTCGGCCAGCGACAGCGACCAGACCGATTCGCTCCACAACACATCCGTCTTCCTGCAGGACAGCCTGTACCTGACCGACAAGTGGATCCTGGTGGGCGGCCTGCGCTACATGACCTGGAGCCAGATGGCCGGGCGTGGGCGGCCGTTCACGGCCAACACCGACATCTCGGGCAACAAGTGGCTGCCGCGCGCCGGCATCGTCTACAAGGCCACGCCGGCGGTGTCTGTGTACGCCAGCTATACCGAATCGCTCAAGCCGACCTCGACCATCGCGCCGCTCAGCTCCGGCGTGGTGATCGACTCCTCCGTCGCGCCGGAAGAGGCCAGGTCGTGGGAACTGGGCACGAAGGTGGACTTCATCGGCGGCCTGACCGGCACCTTCGCGCTGTTCAACATCGACAAGAAGAACGTACTGGTGTCGCAGTACAACGACGTCACCAAGCTGACGGACTGGCGGACGTCGGGCAAGGCCCGCTCGCGCGGCGCCGAACTGGACATCGCCGGGCAGATCGGCAGCCGCTGGAACGTCATCGCCAGCTACGCCTATATCGACGCCAAGACCACCGAGGACCCGCTGTACGCCGGCAACCGGCTCTGGAACGTGGCGCAGCACACGGCGTCGCTGTCGGCCGTCTATGACTTCGGGCAGATCTTCGGCGGCGACCGCCTGCGGCTGGGCGGCCTGGTCCACTACGTGGGCAATCGCCCCGGCGATTCGGCCAACAGCTTCTCGCTGCCCGCCTACACGCTGTTCGATGCCTTCGCGACCTACGAAACGCGCATCAGCGGGCAGAAGGTGCGCTTCCAGCTGAACGCCAAGAACCTGTTCAACCGCGTGTACTACCCGTCGAGCGCCAACCGGTACTTCGTCGCCGTGGGCGACGCCCGGCAGGTGTCGCTGATCACTACCTTCGAGTTCTGA
- a CDS encoding isochorismatase family cysteine hydrolase, whose protein sequence is MPMPTCVPAQTALVVMHYQTDILNLFPEVAPTLLANTRRLCDAARARGVAVYFVKIHFAPGYPEVSPRNRNGQGIRQLGLFVEDRVSPELDRRPDEPVILAHRASAFFGTDLEVRLSARGIDTLVMVGIASTGVVLSSVSHASDADFQLVTVKDCCYDPDPVVHDRLFETAFASRSAVLSLPEALSWLG, encoded by the coding sequence ATGCCGATGCCGACCTGTGTGCCAGCGCAGACTGCGCTGGTGGTCATGCATTACCAGACCGATATCCTGAACCTGTTCCCGGAAGTTGCCCCCACGCTGCTGGCCAACACGCGCCGGCTTTGTGACGCGGCGCGGGCGCGCGGTGTCGCCGTGTACTTCGTGAAGATCCACTTTGCCCCGGGCTATCCCGAGGTCAGCCCTCGCAACCGGAACGGGCAGGGCATCCGGCAACTGGGGTTGTTCGTAGAGGACCGGGTATCGCCGGAGCTTGACCGGCGGCCCGATGAGCCCGTCATCCTGGCGCATCGGGCCAGCGCGTTCTTCGGCACCGACCTGGAGGTGCGGCTGTCCGCGCGGGGCATCGACACGCTCGTCATGGTCGGTATCGCCTCGACCGGCGTGGTGCTGTCGTCGGTGTCACACGCCAGCGATGCGGACTTCCAGCTCGTCACGGTCAAGGACTGCTGCTACGACCCCGACCCGGTCGTCCATGATCGTCTGTTCGAGACCGCGTTCGCATCGCGCTCGGCGGTGCTGTCGCTGCCTGAAGCCCTGTCGTGGCTGGGCTGA
- a CDS encoding VOC family protein: MSSKNTICLWFERDALDAATFYAEHIPDSKVGPVMRAPGDYPDGKLGDVLTVEFTVAGIPCVGLNGGPHFKHSEAFSFQIATDDQEETDRLWNAIVSNGGKESDCGWCKDRWGISWQITPRVLLAGVSDPDRAAAKRVFDAMMTMRKIDIATIEAARRG, from the coding sequence ATGAGCAGCAAGAACACAATCTGTTTGTGGTTCGAGCGGGACGCGCTGGATGCGGCCACCTTCTATGCCGAGCACATTCCCGACAGCAAGGTCGGCCCCGTGATGCGGGCGCCGGGCGACTATCCCGATGGCAAGCTTGGGGACGTCCTGACCGTGGAGTTTACGGTGGCCGGCATCCCGTGCGTGGGGCTCAATGGCGGCCCGCACTTCAAGCACAGCGAGGCGTTTTCGTTCCAGATCGCGACCGATGACCAGGAGGAAACCGACCGCCTGTGGAACGCCATCGTCTCCAACGGCGGCAAGGAAAGCGATTGCGGCTGGTGCAAGGATCGCTGGGGCATCTCGTGGCAGATCACCCCGCGCGTGCTGCTGGCCGGGGTGTCCGACCCCGATCGCGCAGCGGCCAAACGCGTGTTCGACGCCATGATGACGATGCGCAAGATCGACATTGCCACCATCGAGGCAGCGCGCCGTGGGTAA
- a CDS encoding cytochrome c3 family protein, which yields MAQAFTRAEVLVLKLLGLGVLVLVAFALGVARWSMAPQIEMQEPAAQPIPFSHKHHVSDDGIDCRYCHASVETSAFAGMPATSVCLTCHSVLFRDAPMLAPLHASQRDNRPLAWTRVHDLPDFVYFDHSIHVAKGVACQECHGRVDQMPLTRRVAPLDMQWCLACHRDPARHLHAPTDIFAMRERAALAPDEMALLQRMYHLQDTRRLTDCSTCHR from the coding sequence ATGGCGCAGGCCTTCACGCGCGCGGAAGTCCTCGTTCTGAAGCTGCTGGGCCTTGGCGTGCTTGTGCTGGTCGCCTTTGCCCTTGGGGTGGCCCGCTGGTCCATGGCCCCACAGATCGAGATGCAGGAACCCGCCGCCCAGCCCATACCGTTCAGCCACAAGCACCACGTCTCGGACGATGGCATCGACTGCCGCTACTGCCACGCCTCGGTGGAAACGTCGGCGTTCGCCGGCATGCCCGCCACGAGCGTATGCCTGACATGTCACAGCGTGCTGTTTCGTGACGCCCCGATGCTGGCGCCGCTGCACGCCAGCCAGCGCGACAACCGGCCGCTGGCGTGGACGCGCGTCCACGACCTGCCCGACTTCGTCTATTTCGACCACAGCATCCACGTCGCCAAGGGCGTGGCCTGCCAGGAATGCCATGGGCGCGTGGACCAGATGCCGCTGACGCGTCGCGTGGCGCCGCTCGACATGCAGTGGTGCTTGGCGTGCCACCGCGATCCCGCCCGGCACCTGCATGCGCCCACCGACATCTTCGCGATGCGCGAGCGCGCCGCGCTGGCCCCCGACGAAATGGCGCTGCTGCAGAGGATGTATCACCTGCAGGACACGCGGCGGCTCACCGATTGTTCCACCTGTCATCGATGA